In one window of Cydia fagiglandana chromosome 10, ilCydFagi1.1, whole genome shotgun sequence DNA:
- the LOC134668062 gene encoding uncharacterized protein LOC134668062 isoform X2, with amino-acid sequence MPQIFFKKVMVVRERADLENASYVINRRYSRGNMSPVCHNFVQNAWKKDFCSNCFKSREDHLKQDRTNEGSKYINTPFQNRSTFFKKTPPSILKTHPKKKNKRNVRFPEEVSSVIGYGGDDWSDGEEFEISEETEEDDTFPDTEEERELHKVTKLNTDFNTVKANLLGETASKSYTSLLLGKMQTDSDGKKKTLLVSVTPFGQENKSPNVKSHGRKPAVIHVTDASTEETNNYKTNIILSSYVKETETIIQADSTTESICTEKSLLEEISETLEQNRITNATDLGFTQKDCTKPTVVEGKMKESMQDDFDKKEMCETKKNAIVRKSPLPKTQERPKVNLSRSEFKFCKINVESSSVDSAVSTLNSTANNSLTSDDESFNGRTDSDNDDSGHFSETKCEETVKIKVFNDTDKNIKMSPIGQLRKIDGQASNGYSTFQSPIIDMPPIVPKPHDNVFSAEASRELAGEPDGRADPDETTEAPALPKSPMPTMDPRPSFLHGMITDIMSPKPAVPEKPKLPIKPVIKQTTKKAVVTPQTVMHLQTKVEDDRSARAISEEKNNEITEVHEEKPEPIYYAKPVLTKQDSDTSLNSLTKCKAPSPPSSPSIDEYPNLYQRNTNGFTKSDSPVVRELEKRERATMSSATPKVKPADTVEIKKVDVIPEPAPRRNISLSHDNLLLDEKRKGKLKFSIKKLLRIGSSKDLDKKELSVATVAKVAHKPEEIFDLTPKPKPRLVIIHPLDINGSNVEVVKPNEISEIRRMSHDDVSIYSGSSSATEVETPKVVNKPPPPPRHSSEETKVATVHKPARPPPPKSAALQKKQKQQAWTPPNKSDNIYANLGEIRSALAPRKPERTASMREREAHLELPKRRTPIDDEKDDDGPQELVQATNEAVIHNYDDVYNSNKYEETSDSAKNSDSDYEYVNHARSSSPECDSKPVETRKDESVEYPKYNGFRSSLPYCGSETESEIYSPYSFYSSNDNMDTGNEDYQNEMTPKTTTNKLRVRKGRSVVHRNLEDNYGAVVIANHEALAQVLEQVQQSATMQPSLRGLKACTNLRWSDFAVQSSKTVRAGKRLFYPAIWNSSQGPVNVTLMVHKEQTASQLVCQQSMQPQTLSLNAITEFCDLVPLQQFGEEGDDLVQATIVVLAQAQVDTLQTYGESLRSVEISTKEYQLVQTEQIHEAIFMMLQLINGLKCLQARGVEEISESLTSFISLREQPCGASGISSPTPDDRLNSLSAPKTNCYGRLCILQGLSDDMNKSTPDAHLNSLCKCAIKALEIILPSEKLTPLLKEVLQEERAISLNQAKSVLEFMLWGPLDVVQGVPVDDRELSLQRWLDLERATVLHGLVRTRVQLNVFEQLHLMFLVRSTAKTMCDASVLLEKANVY; translated from the exons AATGCCAGTTACGTGATAAACAGGCGATATTCGCGCGGCAACATGTCGCCGGTCTGCCACAACTTCGTGCAGAACGCCTGGAAGAAGGACTTCTGCTCTAACTGCTTCAAGTCCCGCGAGGACCACCTCAAGCAAGACCGCACCAACGAGGGCAGCAAGTACATCAACACACCCTTCCAGAACAGAAGCACCTTCTTCAAGAAAACACCACCCAGCATACTCAAAACACACCCCAAGAAGAAAAACAAACGAAATGTCAGATTCCCTGAAGAGGTGAGCAGTGTCATAGGCTACGGGGGCGACGACTGGTCTGATGGAGAGGAATTCGAAATTTCAGAAGAAACTGAAGAAGATGACACTTTCCCTGATACAGAGGAAGAGAGAGAACTTCATAAAGTCACCAAATTGAACACAGATTTTAACACGGTTAAAGCTAATCTATTGGGTGAAACTGCAAGCAAATCTTACACCTCTTTACTGTTAGGGAAAATGCAAACAGATTCCGATGGAAAGAAGAAGACTTTACTAGTCTCAGTTACTCCGTTTGGGCAAGAGAACAAAAGCCCAAATGTAAAATCGCATGGTCGGAAACCCGCCGTTATACACGTCACAGATGCATCCACCGAAGAAACTAAtaattataaaaccaatatcaTTCTGTCATCATACGTTAAAGAAACCGAAACTATTATACAAGCAGACAGCACAACAGAAAGTATATGTACTGAAAAATCGCTGCTTGAAGAAATATCAGAAACtttagaacagaacagaatCACAAATGCCACCGATCTTGGTTTCACACAAAAAGATTGCACCAAGCCCACCGTAGTAGAAGGGAAGATGAAGGAGAGCATGCAAGATGACTTCGACAAGAAAGAAATGTGCGAGACCAAAAAGAATGCGATCGTGAGAAAATCGCCATTGCCTAAAACACAAGAAAGGCCTAAAGTAAATCTCAGCCGATCTGAATTCAAATTTTGTAAGATTAATGTTGAAAGCAGTAGTGTTGATTCAGCGGTAAGCACTCTCAATTCCACTGCCAACAATTCTCTAACGTCAGACGACGAAAGTTTCAACGGCCGCACGGACTCCGATAACGACGATAGCGGCCATTTCTCCGAAACGAAATGTGAAGAGACAGTCAAGATAAAAGTGTTCAACGATACCGATAAGAACATCAAGATGTCCCCGATAGGGCAGCTCAGGAAAATAGACGGGCAAGCTAGCAACGGCTACTCGACGTTCCAAAGTCCGATTATAGATATGCCACCGATCGTGCCAAAGCCTCATGACAACGTGTTTTCTGCTGAGGCTAGTAGGGAGTTAGCTGGCGAACCGGATGGTAGGGCAGATCCAGATGAAACCACCGAAGCCCCTGCGTTACCTAAGAGCCCAATGCCTACTATGGATCCTCGTCCATCTTTCCTTCACGGAATGATTACTGATATAATGTCTCCCAAACCTGCCGTACCTGAAAAGCCCAAGTTGCCGATCAAGCCGGttataaaacaaacaactaAGAAAGCCGTCGTAACGCCGCAAACGGTTATGCATTTGCAAACTAAAGTGGAAGACGATCGGTCGGCCCGAGCTATTAGTGAGgagaaaaataatgaaataactGAGGTGCACGAAGAAAAACCTGAACCGATTTACTACGCGAAACCTGTTCTAACAAAGCAAGACAGTGACACGTCACTCAATAGTCTTACTAAATGTAAAGCACCGTCACCTCCATCATCGCCATCAATAGACGAGTATCCGAACTTGTATCAAAGGAATACAAATGGATTCACCAAATCTGACTCTCCTGTAGTAAGAGAATTAGAGAAGCGAGAGCGAGCGACCATGTCCTCGGCGACGCCTAAGGTGAAACCTGCTGACACTGTTGAGATTAAGAAGGTTGATGTCATCCCAGAACCTGCCCCTAGAAGAAACATATCATTGTCACACGATAATCTTCTCTTAGACGAAAAGCGCAAAGGCAAGCTAAAATTCTCCATCAAGAAACTCCTACGCATAGGCTCATCAAAAGACTTAGACAAGAAAGAGCTCAGCGTAGCAACAGTGGCGAAAGTAGCCCACAAACCCGAAGAAATCTTTGATTTAACACCGAAACCGAAGCCACGGCTGGTGATCATACATCCGTTGGACATAAACGGGTCGAATGTTGAGGTCGTGAAGCCGAATGAGATATCCGAGATTCGTCGGATGAGTCACGATGACGTGTCGATATATAGTGGGAGTAGTTCGGCAACTGAGGTCGAGACACCGAAGGTCGTAAACAAGCCCCCTCCCCCTCCAAGGCACTCGAGTGAAGAGACAAAGGTGGCCACAGTTCACAAGCCGGCCAGACCGCCGCCGCCGAAGTCGGCTGCTctgcaaaaaaagcaaaaacagcAAGCGTGGACACCGCCAAACAAGAGCGACAATATTTATGCGAATCTAG gcGAGATCCGGTCAGCCCTAGCCCCTAGAAAACCCGAACGCACAGCTAGCATGCGAGAGCGAGAAGCTCACCTAGAGCTCCCCAAACGCAGGACTCCCATAGACGACGAAAAAGACGACGACGGCCCCCAAGAACTCGTCCAAGCCACCAACGAAGCCGTCATCCATAATTACGACGACGTTTACAACTCTAATAAGTACGAGGAAACCTCAGATTCCGCTAAAAACAGTGACAGCGATTACGAATACGTAAACCACGCACGTTCAAGCTCTCCCGAGTGTGATTCCAAGCCAGTAGAGACGCGGAAAGACGAAAGCGTCGAATACCCGAAATACAACGGCTTCAGATCCTCCCTCCCTTACTGCGGGAGCGAAACAGAATCAGAAATCTACTCCCCGTACAGCTTCTACAGTTCCAACGATAACATGGATACTGGCAACGAGGATTATCAGAACGAGATGACGCCAAAAACGACTACGAATAAGCTGCGGGTGCGAAAGGGACGCAGTGTTGTGCACAGGAATCTGGAGGATAATTACGGGGCCGTCGTTATTGCTAACCACGAGGCGCTGGCGCAGGTTTTAGAGCAG GTACAGCAGAGTGCCACGATGCAACCCTCTCTCCGCGGTCTCAAGGCCTGCACTAATCTCCGCTGGAGCGACTTCGCCGTGCAATCGTCGAAGACTGTGCGGGCGGGCAAGCGGCTGTTCTACCCTGCAATTTGGAACTCTAGCCAAG GCCCAGTGAACGTCACGTTGATGGTCCACAAGGAACAAACGGCCTCTCAACTCGTCTGCCAACAGTCGATGCAGCCTCAGACCCTCAGCCTGAACGCTATCACGGAGTTCTGCGACCTGGTGCCGCTCCAGCAGTTCGGAGAAGAAGGCGATGACTTAGTGCAAG CAACCATCGTCGTGCTAGCCCAAGCGCAGGTCGACACCCTCCAAACCTACGGGGAATCCCTCCGCTCCGTCGAGATATCCACAAAAGAGTACCAACTAGTCCAAACCGAGCAGATCCATGAGGCCATCTTCATGATGCTCCAACTCATCAACGGCCTGAAGTGCCTCCAAGCGAGGGGGGTCGAAGAGATCTCGGAGAGTTTAACCTCTTTTATTTCGTTGAGGGAACAGCCTTGTGGGGCCAGCGGGATAAGTTCGCCGACTCCGGATGACAGGCTGAATTCATTGTCGGCGCCGAAGACGAACTGCTATGGGAGATTGTGCATTTTACAAGG ATTAAGCGACGACATGAACAAATCAACACCAGACGCCCACCTCAACTCTCTCTGCAAGTGCGCCATCAAAGCCCTCGAAATCATCCTCCCAAGCGAGAAACTTACCCCACTACTCAAGGAAGTCCTACAAGAAGAACGAGCGATCTCCCTAAACCAAGCAAAATCAGTCTTGGAATTCATGCTGTGGGGTCCTTTAGATGTCGTTCAAGGCGTCCCTGTGGATGACCGCGAATTGTCTCTACAAAGATGGCTGGATTTAGAAAGAGCGACGGTTTTACACGGGTTGGTGAGAACCAGAGTCCAACTGAATGTGTTCGAGCAGCTGCATTTGATGTTCTTAGTGCGATCCACGGCTAAGACGATGTGCGATGCGTCGGTACTTTTAGAAAAGGCCAATGTGTATTGA